A single genomic interval of Lacrimispora sphenoides JCM 1415 harbors:
- a CDS encoding ABC transporter ATP-binding protein → MAYMTLQDIDVCYDKKKQILKGLNLEVQEGELVSLLGPSGCGKTTTLRVVAGFIEPQNGVFALDGADLTKVPVHKRNFGIVFQSYALFPHLSVYDNVAFGLKMRKLDKAEIDKKVDQILEVCGLTELRGRFPQQMSGGQRQRVALARALVIEPKLLLLDEPLSNLDAKLRINMRMEIKRIQKKLGITTLFVTHDQEECFSISDKVAVMNQGVIEQFDTPENIYQRPNTEFVARFIGFENFLPLKRQGDVYKTETGAVFNVENTHRDGTCTGTIRPEDIRVAEEGQDNNILEGTVGVRTFLGKGYQYEVLTAAGKFLVNRPAEEAYEEGSRIRLYLPESKLILVN, encoded by the coding sequence ATGGCGTATATGACACTGCAGGATATTGATGTCTGCTATGATAAGAAGAAACAGATTTTAAAGGGATTGAATTTGGAAGTGCAGGAAGGGGAGCTGGTTTCCCTTTTGGGGCCAAGCGGCTGCGGAAAGACTACGACCCTTCGGGTGGTAGCAGGGTTTATTGAGCCCCAGAATGGAGTTTTCGCTCTGGATGGCGCGGACCTTACCAAGGTTCCGGTCCACAAGAGGAATTTTGGAATTGTATTTCAAAGCTATGCCCTGTTTCCCCATTTAAGCGTATATGACAATGTGGCATTTGGGCTTAAGATGAGAAAGCTTGATAAAGCGGAAATTGATAAAAAAGTGGATCAGATCCTGGAGGTCTGCGGTCTTACGGAACTTCGCGGGCGCTTTCCCCAGCAGATGTCCGGCGGGCAGAGACAGAGGGTGGCCCTTGCCAGGGCGTTAGTAATTGAACCGAAGCTTCTTCTCCTTGATGAGCCTTTAAGCAACTTAGATGCAAAGCTGCGCATCAATATGCGTATGGAGATTAAGAGGATCCAGAAAAAGCTTGGCATTACCACCTTATTTGTCACCCATGACCAGGAGGAGTGCTTCTCCATCTCAGATAAGGTGGCGGTTATGAATCAGGGAGTGATCGAACAGTTTGACACGCCGGAAAATATTTATCAAAGGCCAAATACGGAATTTGTTGCAAGATTTATTGGTTTTGAGAATTTTCTTCCTTTAAAGAGACAGGGAGATGTATATAAAACGGAGACCGGCGCAGTATTTAACGTAGAAAATACACACAGGGATGGCACCTGTACCGGCACCATTCGTCCGGAGGATATCCGGGTGGCAGAAGAAGGACAGGATAACAATATCCTGGAAGGTACGGTAGGTGTCCGCACATTTCTTGGTAAGGGTTATCAGTATGAGGTTCTTACCGCTGCCGGAAAGTTCCTGGTAAACAGGCCGGCAGAAGAAGCTTATGAAGAGGGCAGCCGGATCCGCCTTTATCTGCCGGAATCAAAGCTGATTCTTGTGAATTAA
- a CDS encoding ABC transporter substrate-binding protein, with protein MKKVLALSLCAAIVLTGCGGAGSTGTAGEKKSGSEEKKLVLSTYGLSEDISEEEVYKPFEDQYNCKIVTETGSTNERYTKLSADAQTTIDVIELSQAMTAKGIEEDLFEPLDLSKIENSQYLIKAAKTMADAGQGIAYTINSIGIMYDPEAVGFEIKSFDDLWKAELEGSVAIPDITTTFGPAMVYMASDYKGVDVTSDNGAAAFEALEELKPNLVKTYAKSSDLINMFTSGEIKAAIVGDFGVPTINEANPDLVYVTPDVTYANFNTISITKNCKDKELAYAYINYRLSKELQDKTTKALNEAPTNNQVEVSKEDSANMTYGPAAESAKVLDYSFVNPVLSDWIDQWNRTINN; from the coding sequence ATGAAGAAAGTATTGGCATTATCCCTGTGTGCAGCCATTGTACTTACGGGCTGCGGCGGTGCCGGATCTACGGGAACGGCAGGAGAGAAAAAGAGCGGTTCAGAAGAAAAGAAACTGGTGTTATCCACTTACGGTTTAAGCGAAGATATTTCTGAGGAAGAGGTGTACAAGCCCTTTGAGGACCAGTACAACTGCAAGATCGTTACAGAGACAGGTAGTACCAATGAGCGTTATACAAAGCTTTCTGCTGACGCACAAACCACCATTGACGTAATCGAGCTGTCCCAGGCCATGACGGCAAAGGGAATCGAAGAGGACTTATTTGAGCCTCTGGATTTAAGTAAGATCGAGAACAGCCAGTATCTGATCAAAGCGGCAAAGACCATGGCGGACGCCGGACAGGGAATTGCCTATACCATCAACAGCATCGGCATTATGTATGATCCGGAAGCAGTGGGCTTTGAGATTAAGAGCTTTGATGATTTATGGAAGGCAGAGCTGGAAGGAAGCGTTGCCATTCCGGATATCACGACTACCTTTGGTCCTGCCATGGTTTATATGGCAAGCGATTACAAGGGCGTTGATGTGACCAGTGACAATGGAGCGGCCGCATTTGAGGCATTGGAGGAATTAAAGCCAAACCTTGTAAAGACCTATGCAAAGTCTTCGGACTTAATCAATATGTTTACTTCCGGGGAAATCAAGGCTGCCATCGTAGGCGACTTCGGTGTTCCTACCATTAATGAGGCAAACCCGGATCTGGTGTATGTGACTCCTGACGTTACTTATGCAAATTTCAATACCATCAGCATTACCAAGAACTGCAAAGACAAGGAACTGGCTTACGCATACATCAATTACCGTTTAAGCAAAGAGCTTCAGGATAAAACCACCAAGGCTTTAAATGAAGCACCTACCAATAACCAGGTGGAGGTTTCCAAGGAAGATTCGGCAAATATGACATATGGCCCTGCGGCAGAGAGTGCAAAGGTGTTAGATTATTCCTTTGTCAATCCGGTCTTAAGTGATTGGATTGATCAGTGGAACCGAACAATCAATAATTAA
- a CDS encoding amidohydrolase: MRTIIINVTVVTMNEQREIHDPGFVMFENDIITAVGGMKDLPEEAWHLDTVTVDGKNGILMPGMVNLHTHMGMIPFRGLGDDCKDRLRVFLLPMEQKAMDEELVYLSSRYAAGEMLLGGVTTALDMYYFEEEAARAMDEMGMRGIAGQTVMEEGACDFSDPYQALAYGEELIKKYQSNPRISACIAPHGTNTCGKTLLLEAYRLDSSLKVPFTLHTAEMDYEMDYFRKEYGMSPVQYLDSIGVLGKETLAAHCIHMEEEDLLLLKEREARVAHCIGSNTKAAKGVAPVSSMLRMGIQVGLGTDGPASGNTLDIFTQMKLCADFHKNETRDRSAFPAETIVSMATDLGTKALGLYDHTGSLEPGKQADLVLVETCSANMFPVYNPYSALVYSANPSNVEAVYVAGECVVKEKKLVKADMAEIKKMLIKKMKKTDFGIYMEKMGNIY, from the coding sequence GTGAGAACAATAATCATTAATGTAACTGTGGTAACAATGAATGAACAGAGGGAAATTCACGATCCGGGTTTTGTGATGTTTGAAAATGATATCATCACAGCGGTAGGAGGCATGAAGGATTTACCGGAAGAAGCCTGGCATTTGGATACGGTGACAGTGGACGGAAAGAACGGCATCCTGATGCCGGGAATGGTGAATCTTCACACGCATATGGGGATGATTCCTTTCCGTGGTCTTGGGGATGACTGCAAGGACCGGCTCCGGGTATTTTTGCTGCCAATGGAGCAAAAGGCCATGGATGAAGAGCTTGTATACCTGTCTTCCCGCTACGCGGCAGGGGAGATGCTCCTTGGCGGCGTGACCACAGCCCTTGATATGTATTATTTTGAGGAAGAAGCGGCAAGGGCCATGGATGAGATGGGAATGAGAGGGATTGCAGGGCAGACAGTGATGGAAGAAGGTGCCTGCGATTTCAGTGATCCTTATCAGGCATTGGCTTATGGGGAAGAATTGATAAAAAAATATCAGTCCAATCCCCGTATATCAGCCTGCATTGCTCCTCATGGAACTAATACCTGCGGGAAAACACTGCTTTTGGAAGCCTACCGTCTGGATTCGTCTTTAAAGGTTCCTTTTACTTTACATACGGCGGAAATGGATTATGAAATGGATTATTTCCGGAAGGAATACGGCATGTCCCCGGTTCAGTATTTGGACAGCATCGGTGTATTGGGAAAAGAGACTCTGGCAGCCCACTGCATTCATATGGAGGAAGAGGATCTTTTGCTTTTAAAGGAACGGGAAGCAAGGGTGGCTCACTGCATCGGCTCCAATACAAAGGCGGCAAAGGGCGTGGCACCGGTAAGCTCCATGCTTCGGATGGGAATCCAGGTAGGCCTTGGAACGGATGGCCCTGCAAGCGGAAACACTCTTGATATTTTTACGCAAATGAAGCTTTGTGCCGATTTTCATAAAAATGAAACCAGAGACCGGAGCGCATTTCCGGCGGAAACCATTGTGTCAATGGCTACGGATCTGGGAACAAAGGCCCTTGGCCTTTATGACCATACAGGTTCCCTGGAACCGGGAAAGCAGGCGGATCTTGTTTTAGTTGAAACCTGTTCTGCCAACATGTTTCCGGTTTACAATCCCTATTCTGCCCTTGTTTACAGCGCCAATCCTTCCAATGTGGAGGCCGTATACGTTGCAGGGGAATGTGTGGTGAAGGAGAAGAAGCTTGTAAAGGCAGATATGGCAGAAATAAAGAAAATGCTTATAAAGAAGATGAAAAAAACGGATTTTGGAATTTATATGGAAAAAATGGGGAATATTTATTGA
- a CDS encoding FadR/GntR family transcriptional regulator, with protein sequence MEKQTLAEIAAQKLLQIIQEEGYTAGDKLPTEAELSEVLGVGRNTVREALRILMSRNIVTIRQGSGTFLSDKNGVADDPLGFTMIEDRRKLTEDLIQIRVMLEPPIAALAAQNADLEEILCLEQILLELEKMMENREDYSEKDSQFHAQIANCSHNLVIANLVPVITDGVRVFAGSVRETEYAQTLLSHRRIYEAIRDRKPVEAQQAMYFHLMYNENRYKEEDRDRT encoded by the coding sequence ATGGAAAAACAGACACTGGCAGAAATTGCCGCCCAAAAATTATTGCAGATCATACAGGAAGAAGGATACACTGCAGGAGACAAACTGCCCACCGAGGCGGAACTGTCTGAAGTTCTGGGGGTAGGGCGTAATACGGTCCGTGAAGCCTTAAGGATCCTGATGTCCCGGAATATTGTCACCATCCGCCAGGGATCGGGGACCTTTCTGTCGGATAAAAATGGTGTGGCCGATGATCCTCTGGGATTTACCATGATAGAAGACAGAAGAAAGCTGACAGAGGATTTGATCCAGATCCGGGTTATGCTGGAGCCCCCGATTGCAGCCCTGGCGGCCCAGAACGCAGATTTGGAGGAAATCCTTTGCCTGGAACAGATACTTCTGGAGTTAGAAAAGATGATGGAGAACCGGGAGGATTATTCGGAAAAGGATTCCCAGTTCCATGCCCAGATTGCCAACTGCAGCCATAATCTGGTCATAGCAAACCTGGTACCTGTCATTACCGACGGGGTCAGGGTCTTTGCCGGTTCGGTCCGGGAGACTGAATATGCCCAGACGTTATTGTCACATCGCAGGATTTATGAGGCGATCAGGGACCGGAAGCCTGTAGAGGCACAGCAGGCAATGTATTTCCACTTAATGTACAACGAAAACCGCTATAAGGAAGAAGACCGGGATAGAACCTGA
- a CDS encoding polyribonucleotide nucleotidyltransferase, whose product MYKSYSMELAGRTLTVDVGRVAKQANGAALMHYGDTVVLATATASDKPRDGIDFFPLSVEYEEKLYAVGKIPGGFNKREGKASENAILTSRVIDRPMRPLFPKDYRNDVTLDNIVMSVDQDCSPELTAMLGSAISTCISDIPFHGPCASTQVGLVDGEFVINPTQAQKQVSDMALTVASTREKVIMIEAGANEVPEDKMIEAIFRAHEVNQEIIKFIDTIVAECGKPKHQYTSCAVPEELFAAIREIVTPEEMEVAVFTDEKQIREENIRNITAKLEEAFADKEEWLSVLGEAIYQYQKKTVRKMILKDHKRPDGRAMDQIRHLAAEIDMLPRVHGSAMFTRGQTQILNICTLAPLSESQRLDGIDDMETSKRYMHHYNFPSFSVGETRPSRGPGRREIGHGALAERALIPVLPSEEEFPYAIRTVSETMESNGSTSQASICSSSMSLMAAGVPIKSAVAGISCGLVTGDSDDDYIVLTDIQGLEDFFGDMDFKVGGTHKGITAIQMDIKIHGLTRPIIEEAIRTTREARLYILDEVMAKAIAEPRKEVGKYAPKIDQISIDPQKIGDVVGKQGKVINKIIEETGVKIDINDDGNVSVCGTDQAMIDRAIQIIKSIVTEIEAGQIFKGKVVRIMNFGAFVELAPNKDGMVHISKLSDKRVAKVEDVVNIGDEVTVKVMEVDKMGRINLSMKPGDLAGKTEEKKAEKETGSKETE is encoded by the coding sequence ATGTACAAGAGTTATAGTATGGAACTGGCCGGCAGAACATTAACCGTTGATGTCGGCAGAGTAGCAAAGCAGGCAAACGGCGCAGCACTTATGCACTATGGCGATACCGTAGTATTAGCTACCGCAACTGCTTCTGACAAACCAAGAGACGGAATCGATTTCTTCCCACTGAGCGTAGAATACGAAGAAAAATTATACGCCGTAGGAAAGATCCCAGGCGGCTTCAACAAAAGAGAAGGAAAAGCATCTGAGAATGCAATTTTGACCTCCCGTGTCATTGACCGTCCAATGAGACCTCTGTTTCCAAAAGATTACCGCAACGATGTGACTTTAGATAACATCGTTATGTCCGTAGACCAGGATTGCAGTCCGGAGCTGACAGCGATGTTAGGCTCAGCCATTTCAACCTGCATTTCCGATATTCCTTTTCACGGACCATGCGCTTCCACCCAGGTGGGACTTGTAGACGGAGAATTCGTCATCAACCCTACCCAGGCTCAGAAGCAGGTTTCCGACATGGCGCTTACGGTTGCATCTACAAGAGAAAAAGTGATCATGATCGAGGCCGGAGCCAATGAGGTTCCGGAAGATAAGATGATCGAGGCCATTTTTAGGGCCCATGAAGTAAACCAGGAAATCATCAAATTCATTGACACCATCGTAGCAGAGTGCGGAAAGCCGAAGCACCAGTACACCAGCTGTGCAGTGCCGGAAGAATTATTTGCTGCCATCAGGGAAATCGTTACTCCTGAGGAGATGGAAGTTGCCGTATTTACCGATGAAAAGCAGATAAGAGAAGAAAACATCCGTAATATCACCGCAAAACTGGAAGAAGCCTTTGCAGATAAGGAAGAATGGCTGTCAGTGCTTGGAGAAGCCATTTACCAGTACCAGAAAAAGACTGTCCGCAAGATGATCTTAAAAGACCATAAGCGTCCTGATGGCCGTGCCATGGATCAGATCCGTCATCTGGCAGCAGAAATCGATATGCTTCCAAGAGTTCATGGTTCCGCCATGTTCACCCGCGGCCAGACCCAGATTTTAAATATTTGTACCTTGGCTCCATTATCAGAAAGCCAGAGATTAGACGGCATTGATGATATGGAAACCTCCAAGAGATACATGCACCACTATAATTTCCCGTCCTTCTCCGTAGGAGAGACAAGACCTTCCAGAGGACCGGGACGCCGTGAAATCGGCCATGGTGCCCTGGCAGAGAGAGCATTGATTCCGGTTCTTCCGTCTGAGGAAGAATTCCCATATGCGATCCGTACCGTTTCCGAGACCATGGAATCCAATGGATCTACCTCCCAGGCAAGCATCTGTTCCTCATCCATGTCCTTAATGGCTGCCGGTGTTCCTATTAAATCGGCTGTTGCAGGCATTTCCTGCGGACTTGTTACCGGAGATTCCGATGATGATTACATCGTCTTAACCGATATTCAGGGTCTGGAAGATTTCTTCGGCGATATGGACTTTAAGGTAGGAGGCACCCACAAGGGTATCACTGCAATCCAGATGGATATTAAGATCCACGGCCTTACAAGACCGATCATTGAGGAAGCCATCCGCACCACCAGAGAGGCAAGGCTTTACATTCTTGATGAGGTTATGGCAAAAGCCATTGCAGAGCCACGTAAGGAAGTAGGCAAGTATGCTCCGAAGATCGACCAGATTTCCATTGATCCTCAGAAGATCGGTGATGTGGTAGGCAAGCAGGGGAAAGTGATCAATAAGATCATTGAAGAAACCGGCGTAAAGATCGATATTAACGATGACGGAAATGTATCCGTATGCGGAACCGATCAGGCCATGATCGACCGTGCAATCCAGATCATTAAGAGCATTGTTACGGAAATCGAAGCAGGACAGATTTTCAAAGGCAAGGTTGTCAGAATCATGAACTTTGGTGCTTTCGTTGAACTGGCTCCAAACAAGGATGGTATGGTTCACATTTCCAAGCTGTCAGATAAGAGGGTGGCAAAGGTTGAGGATGTTGTCAACATCGGTGACGAAGTAACCGTTAAGGTAATGGAAGTCGACAAAATGGGCAGAATCAACTTAAGCATGAAGCCGGGAGATCTGGCTGGAAAGACAGAAGAGAAAAAAGCTGAAAAAGAAACAGGATCAAAAGAAACAGAATAA
- a CDS encoding NAD(P)/FAD-dependent oxidoreductase — protein MKQLYDVLIIGGGVIGSAIAREMSRYRLKIGVLEKNLDVCCETSGRNSGVVHGGFAYDTGSLKAKLCVEGNQIMGQLSEELDFPFKRCGKVLVGNTPEDQEALERTMKQGKANGVNGMELIGKERLHELVPAVVGDFAMYSAESGIVDPFGYTIALAENAAENGVDYFFDREVTAIERDADSNYVITASGGTFYSRWVVNSAGLGCGKISELLGMGSYKIIGSKGDYIILDKRTGPLLPMPVYPVPSNTYMGIHVTNTTDGNVIVGPNADLTENFTYYGVSQENMDYLARSASDLWPCIHKKDYIRNYSGILPKWVDENGAIQDFKIEVQDMTAPRAINLVGIESPGLTAAVPIARYAAGLMAERETLTLNSSFNPMRKGVVRFAELSNEEQNLKILENPEYGEVICRCEKVTKAEILQAIHNPLGVDTLTGIKYRTRSMMGRCQGGYCQMRIAQLIEQELGKKEDQIQYARKGSNMFFGKVRQEVES, from the coding sequence TTGAAACAATTATATGATGTACTTATTATCGGAGGCGGGGTCATTGGAAGCGCAATTGCGAGGGAAATGTCCAGATATCGCTTAAAAATAGGCGTTTTGGAAAAAAATCTGGATGTCTGCTGTGAGACGAGCGGGCGAAATTCCGGGGTGGTCCACGGAGGATTCGCGTATGACACCGGTTCTTTAAAAGCAAAACTGTGTGTAGAAGGCAACCAAATCATGGGACAACTTTCTGAAGAACTGGATTTTCCTTTTAAACGTTGCGGAAAGGTTCTGGTAGGTAATACACCGGAAGATCAGGAAGCACTGGAACGGACCATGAAGCAGGGCAAAGCCAATGGAGTAAACGGGATGGAGCTGATCGGAAAAGAACGGCTTCATGAACTGGTTCCTGCTGTGGTTGGGGATTTTGCCATGTACTCCGCTGAAAGCGGAATCGTAGATCCTTTCGGATATACCATTGCCCTGGCTGAGAATGCAGCAGAAAATGGTGTGGATTATTTCTTTGACCGGGAGGTGACAGCCATTGAAAGAGATGCGGATTCCAATTATGTGATCACCGCATCCGGCGGAACCTTTTACAGCCGCTGGGTAGTGAACAGTGCAGGCTTAGGCTGCGGAAAAATATCGGAGCTGCTTGGTATGGGCAGTTATAAGATCATAGGTTCCAAGGGAGATTACATCATTCTGGATAAAAGGACCGGTCCTTTGCTTCCCATGCCGGTATATCCGGTTCCCAGCAATACCTATATGGGGATCCACGTGACCAACACGACAGATGGCAATGTGATCGTCGGGCCCAATGCGGATCTGACAGAGAATTTTACATATTATGGCGTATCCCAGGAAAATATGGACTATTTAGCAAGGAGTGCCTCTGACTTATGGCCCTGTATCCATAAGAAGGATTATATCCGTAACTATTCCGGAATCCTTCCCAAATGGGTAGATGAGAATGGAGCAATCCAGGATTTTAAAATTGAGGTGCAGGATATGACAGCGCCGAGAGCTATCAATCTGGTGGGCATAGAATCTCCCGGACTGACTGCGGCTGTCCCGATTGCCCGTTATGCGGCCGGGCTCATGGCGGAGAGGGAAACGCTTACCCTTAACTCCTCCTTTAATCCCATGCGCAAAGGCGTGGTGCGGTTTGCGGAGCTTTCAAACGAAGAGCAGAACCTTAAAATCCTGGAAAATCCGGAATACGGAGAGGTGATCTGCCGTTGTGAAAAGGTGACTAAGGCAGAAATTCTACAGGCAATCCATAATCCCCTGGGAGTTGACACCTTAACAGGGATTAAGTATAGAACACGCTCGATGATGGGGCGCTGCCAGGGCGGTTACTGCCAGATGCGCATTGCACAGCTGATAGAGCAGGAACTGGGGAAAAAAGAAGATCAAATCCAATATGCCAGAAAAGGTTCTAATATGTTCTTTGGCAAAGTACGGCAGGAGGTGGAGTCATGA
- a CDS encoding adenine deaminase C-terminal domain-containing protein, whose translation MKVDLLVQNGWVYRTYRQCFEKMDIAVVGERFYDISPSSYYGNKIPYEAECVVDGTGKYFIPGLIDIHMHIESSMTYPGEFSRAALPWGVTCVVADPHEIANVFGLEGIKSFMEQDTELDIYYGIPSSVPSTGSSLETSGGQIREEEVRELLKEDKVICLGEVMNDSDLVSGEDTLIKRIIRLCQNGDRRLKIEGHCPALSGEALAGFIRGGVDADHTQQTPESVLEKTDMGMFLELQAKSLTPDVVETVVSHGLYENVALVTDDTMPDHLAKGHLNQILKLAVEQGMPAEKAIYCGTLTPARRMGLDDRGMIAPGKLADFVVLDDLVSFCPSAVYKNGKQHIKSPDSPKAVFPDHFYQSVKCRLALASDFKLNRCEIREGTATVNVMEIQDFGTRVKHVKREIPVRNRCICWQEAGLSLAMVFERYGKTGNVSYGLVEHALKSPGAVATTWSHDSHNLLVLGNSVEDMVLAQNRVVHMQGGYVTARGGKITASAALPVGGILSDGSLPKLSEELAEVREEIEAMGYVNSNVIMSISTLTLLVSPELKISDKGLFDVMTKQRVPLVEKYES comes from the coding sequence ATGAAGGTTGACTTACTTGTTCAAAATGGATGGGTCTACCGGACATACAGGCAATGCTTTGAAAAAATGGACATTGCGGTTGTAGGGGAAAGGTTTTACGACATTTCCCCTTCCTCCTATTATGGGAACAAAATTCCTTATGAGGCTGAATGTGTGGTGGATGGTACAGGAAAATATTTTATACCGGGACTGATCGATATTCATATGCATATCGAAAGCTCCATGACATATCCGGGAGAGTTTTCCAGGGCGGCCCTGCCCTGGGGAGTTACCTGTGTGGTGGCTGACCCTCACGAGATCGCCAATGTATTCGGGTTAGAAGGAATAAAAAGCTTTATGGAACAGGATACGGAGCTGGATATTTATTACGGGATTCCATCAAGTGTTCCTTCCACCGGAAGCAGCTTAGAAACCTCAGGCGGGCAAATCAGGGAAGAAGAGGTCCGGGAGCTTCTAAAAGAGGATAAAGTCATCTGCCTTGGAGAGGTGATGAATGATTCAGACTTAGTTTCCGGGGAAGATACCCTGATCAAACGCATTATCAGGCTGTGTCAAAACGGGGACCGCAGGCTGAAGATCGAGGGGCATTGCCCTGCCCTGTCAGGAGAAGCGCTGGCAGGCTTTATCCGGGGCGGTGTGGATGCAGACCATACCCAGCAGACCCCAGAGTCAGTTCTGGAAAAGACGGACATGGGCATGTTTCTGGAACTTCAGGCAAAATCCCTGACACCTGATGTGGTTGAAACGGTGGTATCCCATGGTCTTTATGAAAATGTGGCTCTTGTAACAGATGATACCATGCCGGATCATCTGGCAAAGGGCCATTTAAACCAGATCCTTAAATTGGCTGTGGAGCAGGGAATGCCGGCAGAGAAGGCTATTTACTGTGGGACCCTTACACCTGCACGGAGAATGGGCCTTGATGACAGGGGAATGATTGCGCCCGGAAAGCTGGCGGATTTCGTTGTACTTGATGATCTGGTAAGCTTTTGCCCTTCTGCGGTTTATAAAAACGGAAAACAGCATATAAAAAGTCCGGATTCTCCAAAAGCAGTTTTCCCGGACCATTTTTACCAGTCTGTAAAATGCCGCCTGGCTCTGGCTTCCGATTTTAAACTGAACCGGTGCGAGATACGGGAGGGAACAGCAACCGTAAATGTCATGGAGATTCAGGATTTTGGAACAAGGGTTAAGCATGTGAAAAGGGAAATTCCTGTCAGGAACCGCTGCATATGCTGGCAGGAGGCAGGGCTTTCCCTGGCAATGGTATTTGAACGCTACGGAAAGACAGGAAATGTTTCCTATGGGCTTGTGGAGCATGCCTTAAAGTCTCCCGGAGCGGTGGCAACCACCTGGAGTCATGACAGCCATAATCTGCTTGTGCTTGGAAATTCAGTGGAGGATATGGTGCTTGCCCAGAACCGGGTGGTTCATATGCAGGGCGGTTATGTAACAGCCCGGGGCGGTAAAATCACAGCTTCTGCAGCCCTTCCCGTAGGAGGAATCCTCTCCGACGGAAGTCTCCCAAAGCTTTCAGAGGAACTGGCTGAGGTGCGGGAGGAAATCGAGGCCATGGGGTATGTGAACAGCAATGTCATCATGTCCATTTCCACCCTGACACTGCTGGTTTCCCCGGAATTAAAGATAAGCGATAAGGGCCTGTTTGATGTAATGACGAAGCAAAGGGTTCCTTTGGTAGAAAAATACGAGTCTTAA
- the rpsO gene encoding 30S ribosomal protein S15, producing the protein MISKEKKAAIIAEFGRKAGDTGSPEVQIAILTERITELTDHLQKNPKDHHSRRGLLMMVGQRRGLLDYLKKSDLEGYRSLIEKLGIRK; encoded by the coding sequence ATGATTTCAAAGGAAAAGAAAGCAGCTATCATCGCTGAATTTGGCAGAAAAGCCGGAGACACAGGTTCACCGGAAGTACAGATCGCAATTCTGACAGAAAGAATTACAGAATTAACGGATCATCTTCAGAAGAACCCAAAAGATCATCATTCCAGAAGAGGACTTCTGATGATGGTTGGACAGAGAAGGGGTCTTCTTGATTACTTAAAGAAGTCAGACTTAGAAGGCTATCGTTCATTGATCGAGAAGTTAGGAATCAGAAAATAA
- a CDS encoding ABC transporter permease gives MRKNKMLTAFAVIVFLFLVLPLVIITVTAFGEGSAITFPIDSFSFRWFVNVFALKSFRVSFLTSLEIALLATVAALIAGIPAAYALARSGIKGKGILKSVFLSPTIVPGIVIGFVLYQFLVLTLRVPVFAGLLAGHFMVTLPYVIRVVGSSLDQFDFSVEEAAWSLGCTKTGAFFRVVLPNITSGISAAFMLAFINSFNNIPVSMFLSGPGVSTFPATLMGYIEYNYDPTVSAVSVLLMAVTVLIMVIVDKTLGIAALAK, from the coding sequence ATGCGTAAGAATAAAATGCTGACTGCTTTTGCTGTGATCGTGTTTCTGTTTTTGGTTCTGCCGCTTGTCATCATTACTGTGACCGCTTTTGGGGAGGGCAGTGCCATCACCTTTCCCATTGACTCTTTCTCTTTTCGGTGGTTTGTCAATGTATTTGCATTAAAGTCCTTCCGGGTTTCCTTCCTGACCAGTTTGGAAATCGCTCTGCTTGCGACCGTGGCCGCCCTGATTGCAGGGATTCCGGCTGCTTATGCGCTGGCAAGGTCCGGCATAAAAGGAAAGGGGATTCTAAAATCCGTGTTCCTTTCCCCGACCATTGTGCCTGGAATCGTAATCGGCTTCGTGCTCTATCAGTTTCTGGTTCTGACTTTAAGAGTTCCAGTGTTTGCCGGACTTTTGGCCGGGCATTTTATGGTGACACTGCCCTATGTGATCCGGGTGGTCGGCTCCAGTCTGGACCAGTTCGATTTTTCGGTGGAAGAGGCGGCCTGGAGTCTGGGGTGCACAAAGACGGGGGCATTTTTCCGTGTGGTACTGCCTAATATCACATCGGGAATCTCCGCTGCCTTTATGCTGGCTTTTATTAACTCCTTTAATAACATTCCGGTTTCCATGTTTCTCTCCGGTCCCGGTGTGTCTACCTTCCCGGCGACTCTCATGGGTTACATCGAATATAATTATGATCCCACCGTATCGGCGGTATCCGTGCTTTTAATGGCCGTAACGGTCCTTATTATGGTAATTGTTGATAAGACACTGGGAATTGCAGCTTTGGCAAAATAG